A part of Polynucleobacter sp. MG-Unter2-18 genomic DNA contains:
- the ccoS gene encoding cbb3-type cytochrome oxidase assembly protein CcoS translates to MESLYLLIPISLLLIGLLAWIFFWSVKAGQFDDLEGPGEAILMDDDTPQSKNMNDDYKK, encoded by the coding sequence ATGGAAAGCCTTTATCTATTAATCCCCATTTCCTTGCTTTTAATCGGGCTCTTGGCCTGGATTTTCTTTTGGTCTGTGAAAGCCGGTCAATTTGATGATCTAGAGGGCCCAGGAGAAGCGATTTTGATGGATGACGACACGCCTCAATCTAAAAATATGAATGACGACTATAAAAAATAA
- a CDS encoding heavy metal translocating P-type ATPase, with amino-acid sequence MSVVTAGLVGQSPAGHDSFMNSSLPSNSCYHCGSFILPNDSYELKLSGINRKFCCAGCMAIAQTIHGEGLEVFYTRRAQSSDKPAAYLASSEIPPSLTPYDDPSLLSRYTRPSGDEADLETTLRLEKIRCAACVWLCEQHLRRIPGVKDVQINYVSQKAKVEFSPEKTSLARLLFEIERIGYEAWPFEPSLSIEKSKKERRQLLTRLGVALLGMMQVMMYAWPTYVGDSDITVEYDLLLGWTSWALTVPVMTYSAGPIFRAAWRSIASFQQTHMLGMDVPIALALALAFSVGTVNLVTGSGQGYFDSITMFVAFILAARYVELLARQDAQGGAEALAKQLPATCERVPNYPKSEQVEIVPVVNCNPGEVLRVPPGDVIPADGILIEYESALDESLLTGESKPIDKKMGDRVYAGTHNILNPILMRIDAVGQSTRIAGIASLLDQALQAKPIMVSLAEKWAGYFVGFLLMVAFLSSAIWYYVDPSRAWTVLVSVLVASCPCALSLAVPTAMAAAQGTVTKLGLLIVRGHVLEGLVKATDLVLDKTGTLTMGQPELKEVLVARPEFSRADVLRIAASMEMGQKHPLALSLLRAAEADNLSLSTLPEAVINQLGKGLSSGVYRLGSAAWVGAQKIAQEGQYGQVHLADNKGLIASFLFLDTPRAGLEKLLSAAKSHKIMVHLVSGDDAATVAWWAHHVGIDRFKGACSPEDKYQYIESLQNQGRFVWAIGDGINDAPLLARADVSVAVGAGAPLATAGADAILTASSLAPLAKSLLLADKAQRVIRENLIWALVYNLLAIPAAMMGWVNPWVAGIGMSLSSLAVTLNAWRLRKA; translated from the coding sequence ATGAGCGTCGTAACGGCTGGGTTAGTGGGTCAATCACCAGCAGGTCATGATTCATTTATGAACTCTAGCTTGCCAAGCAATAGCTGTTATCACTGTGGCAGCTTTATTCTTCCGAATGACTCTTACGAGCTTAAGCTTAGTGGTATTAATAGAAAATTCTGTTGTGCCGGTTGTATGGCAATTGCACAAACAATTCATGGCGAAGGCTTAGAGGTATTCTATACACGCCGTGCACAGTCAAGCGATAAGCCTGCAGCGTACCTTGCTTCAAGTGAAATTCCTCCCAGCTTAACTCCCTATGATGATCCTTCTTTGCTCAGTAGATACACTCGGCCGAGTGGTGATGAAGCTGACTTAGAGACCACGCTACGACTGGAGAAGATCCGCTGTGCCGCTTGTGTTTGGTTATGTGAGCAACACCTTCGACGTATCCCTGGCGTTAAAGATGTGCAGATTAATTATGTCAGTCAAAAGGCTAAGGTGGAGTTTTCTCCTGAGAAAACTAGCCTTGCTCGCTTACTCTTTGAGATAGAGCGCATTGGTTACGAGGCGTGGCCTTTTGAGCCCTCACTCTCTATTGAAAAGTCTAAAAAAGAACGCCGTCAATTACTGACTAGACTAGGGGTTGCATTGCTCGGCATGATGCAAGTCATGATGTATGCCTGGCCAACGTATGTGGGTGACAGCGATATTACGGTGGAGTATGACCTGCTATTGGGCTGGACTAGTTGGGCTCTCACGGTTCCAGTAATGACGTATTCAGCAGGCCCCATTTTCCGAGCAGCTTGGCGGAGCATTGCTTCATTTCAGCAAACGCATATGTTGGGTATGGATGTGCCGATTGCTCTAGCCCTAGCCCTAGCATTTAGTGTTGGCACCGTAAATCTTGTGACAGGCTCAGGTCAGGGCTATTTTGATTCCATCACCATGTTTGTTGCCTTTATTTTGGCGGCACGCTACGTAGAGTTATTAGCTCGACAAGATGCGCAGGGTGGAGCAGAGGCGCTGGCAAAGCAATTACCAGCTACGTGTGAGAGAGTGCCGAACTATCCCAAGTCTGAGCAAGTGGAAATTGTGCCGGTAGTGAACTGCAATCCCGGTGAAGTTCTGCGCGTTCCTCCAGGGGATGTCATTCCGGCTGATGGTATTTTGATTGAGTATGAGAGCGCTTTAGATGAGTCGCTGCTGACTGGTGAATCTAAACCGATTGATAAGAAGATGGGCGATCGAGTATATGCAGGTACGCACAATATTCTCAATCCGATATTGATGAGAATCGATGCTGTAGGTCAATCTACTCGTATTGCAGGTATCGCCTCATTACTAGATCAAGCATTGCAAGCCAAACCTATCATGGTGAGTCTCGCAGAAAAGTGGGCTGGATATTTTGTAGGCTTTCTGTTGATGGTTGCTTTTTTATCTTCAGCAATTTGGTATTACGTCGACCCCAGTAGGGCTTGGACTGTTTTGGTCTCGGTACTGGTTGCTAGCTGTCCTTGTGCCCTATCTCTTGCCGTACCAACGGCGATGGCTGCAGCTCAGGGGACTGTAACAAAACTTGGTCTCTTGATTGTGCGTGGTCATGTGCTAGAAGGTTTGGTCAAGGCGACGGACTTGGTGCTGGATAAGACAGGCACTCTCACTATGGGTCAACCAGAATTAAAAGAAGTCTTAGTTGCTCGCCCAGAATTTTCTCGAGCAGATGTATTAAGAATTGCTGCGTCCATGGAGATGGGTCAAAAACATCCTCTTGCACTATCACTGTTGCGTGCTGCAGAAGCCGATAATCTTTCGCTAAGTACCTTGCCTGAGGCAGTTATCAATCAATTGGGCAAAGGCCTGAGCTCAGGTGTTTATCGACTGGGAAGTGCTGCTTGGGTCGGTGCTCAGAAGATTGCGCAAGAGGGTCAGTATGGACAAGTGCATCTAGCGGATAACAAAGGCTTGATTGCGAGCTTTCTATTTTTAGATACTCCAAGAGCGGGACTGGAGAAACTCTTATCAGCAGCAAAGTCTCACAAGATCATGGTGCATCTAGTATCTGGAGATGACGCAGCAACAGTGGCGTGGTGGGCGCACCATGTGGGCATCGATCGGTTCAAAGGTGCATGCTCTCCAGAAGATAAGTATCAATATATTGAAAGCCTACAAAATCAGGGTCGTTTTGTTTGGGCCATTGGCGATGGTATTAACGATGCTCCTTTATTGGCAAGGGCAGATGTTTCTGTTGCGGTCGGGGCGGGTGCGCCGCTAGCTACTGCGGGTGCAGACGCAATTTTGACCGCAAGTTCTTTAGCTCCTTTGGCTAAATCGCTATTACTAGCTGATAAAGCGCAGCGGGTGATTAGGGAGAACTTGATTTGGGCGCTGGTCTATAACCTGCTGGCTATTCCCGCTGCGATGATGGGGTGGGTCAATCCCTGGGTTGCAGGTATAGGCATGTCTCTGTCCTCTTTGGCGGTTACATTAAACGCTTGGCGCCTCAGAAAGGCCTAG
- the ccoP gene encoding cytochrome-c oxidase, cbb3-type subunit III, producing the protein MSDFFNSGWSNYITLVSLVGIVWCIWLLASQRKAKVIHTADGAVADTGHVWDGDLRELNNPLPRWWAWMFLLSCIFALVYLVLFPGLGSFPGVAGYTTDGALMSSMTEANDELKPVYAKYVKMDIEEVAADPKAREMGQRLFLNSCAQCHGSDAGGAKGFPNLTDGDWLYGGSPENIKTTLINGRNGVMPAYGHLETAQIVDLANYVRSLSGLPADDAKVARGAELFKSNCVACHGVDGKGNIALGAPNLTDKTWLYGGSEATIVETLTKGRMAMMPSQDKVLSPEKIHLLTAYVWGLSNNKTAAAK; encoded by the coding sequence ATGAGTGACTTTTTTAATAGCGGTTGGAGCAATTACATCACCCTAGTGTCATTAGTCGGTATTGTTTGGTGTATCTGGCTTCTGGCTTCACAACGTAAGGCCAAGGTAATCCATACGGCAGATGGTGCAGTAGCGGATACGGGTCATGTTTGGGATGGCGATTTGCGTGAACTCAATAATCCATTGCCACGCTGGTGGGCTTGGATGTTCTTGTTATCTTGCATCTTTGCCTTGGTCTACTTAGTTTTATTTCCAGGTTTGGGTTCATTTCCGGGGGTGGCTGGCTATACCACTGACGGCGCTCTGATGAGCTCAATGACAGAAGCTAATGATGAGTTAAAGCCCGTCTACGCTAAGTATGTGAAGATGGACATTGAGGAAGTTGCTGCAGATCCTAAGGCGCGTGAAATGGGCCAACGTTTGTTCTTAAACTCCTGTGCACAGTGCCATGGTTCAGATGCGGGGGGTGCAAAAGGCTTTCCAAATTTAACTGATGGCGACTGGCTCTATGGCGGATCTCCTGAAAATATCAAGACCACCCTCATTAATGGCCGCAATGGAGTGATGCCTGCATATGGACATCTCGAAACTGCGCAGATTGTAGATTTAGCTAACTATGTTCGCAGTTTGTCTGGCTTACCTGCTGATGATGCAAAAGTCGCTCGTGGCGCAGAATTGTTTAAATCGAATTGCGTGGCTTGTCATGGTGTAGACGGTAAAGGCAACATTGCCTTGGGCGCACCCAATCTAACTGATAAGACTTGGCTATATGGTGGGTCAGAGGCAACTATTGTGGAGACCCTCACTAAAGGCCGGATGGCTATGATGCCGTCTCAAGATAAGGTATTAAGCCCTGAAAAAATTCATCTGTTGACGGCTTATGTTTGGGGTTTGTCTAATAATAAGACGGCTGCAGCCAAGTAA
- the ccoO gene encoding cytochrome-c oxidase, cbb3-type subunit II gives MSSENKFFSHGTLEKNVGWLIVATIIVVSIAGLVQIVPLFFQHTTTEPSPGVVPYTALRLAGRDIYQREGCVGCHSQQIRTLRSEVERYGPYSLAGESVFDRPFLWGSKRTGPDLARVGARYSDDWHRIHLRNPRDVVPESNMPGYPWLQKSAANASSIQSHMMAMRRLGVPYTDEMIAEAPKELEGKTEEDALIAYLQGLGVNRRYIMVDEVVVK, from the coding sequence ATGTCTAGCGAAAATAAATTCTTTTCCCACGGAACGCTTGAAAAAAATGTTGGCTGGTTAATTGTTGCTACCATTATTGTGGTCTCAATTGCTGGTTTAGTCCAAATCGTCCCTCTATTTTTTCAGCACACTACAACTGAGCCGAGTCCCGGTGTAGTGCCATACACCGCACTGCGTTTAGCTGGCCGTGATATCTACCAGCGCGAAGGTTGCGTTGGCTGTCACTCGCAGCAGATCCGCACCTTGCGTTCTGAGGTTGAGCGTTACGGCCCGTACTCTTTGGCTGGCGAGTCAGTATTCGATCGTCCTTTCCTATGGGGTAGTAAGCGTACCGGCCCTGATTTAGCTCGAGTTGGCGCTCGTTACTCGGATGATTGGCATCGTATCCACTTGCGTAACCCGCGTGATGTAGTGCCTGAATCTAATATGCCTGGCTACCCTTGGCTGCAGAAGAGCGCTGCCAACGCTTCCTCGATTCAGTCTCATATGATGGCAATGCGTCGTTTGGGCGTTCCTTACACTGATGAAATGATAGCTGAGGCACCTAAGGAGTTGGAAGGCAAGACTGAAGAGGATGCCTTGATTGCCTATCTGCAGGGTTTAGGTGTCAATCGTCGCTACATCATGGTTGATGAAGTTGTTGTGAAATAA
- the ccoG gene encoding cytochrome c oxidase accessory protein CcoG, with protein MSNHSPIGKPIPIDVIEESLYEIRRKIYPRSVSGLFARWRLILVFATQLLFYGLPWISWNDRQAVLFDLIQRKFYIFGLVLWPQDVIYLTLLLILSALALFLFTAIAGRLFCGYACPQTVYTEIFMWIERKVEGDRFARIRLDGEEWPWGIRKWRLKITKHFLWLLIAFWTGFTFIGYFTPIETLGAAFLHLSLGPWQTFWLCFYSFATWGNAGFMREQVCKYMCPYARFQSVMVDKDTFLVTYDKVRGEPRGSRNKSADHATLGLGDCVDCSICVQVCPTGIDIRDGLQYMCIGCGACIDACDQVMEKVDYPKGLIRYTTERAIEEKETNQSAIRHILRPRVLIYIAFITVLTSAFLISLVTRNPLRVDVMRDRGALAREVDGVRIENIYRIQIMNASENNMNVQLKASGLSDLRILNSQGELVTEIAVGPASNLLIPVKVSTTVGAHEPGNYPIHFDVIGREVSGSELITRTRDEKSSFIIPR; from the coding sequence GTGTCAAATCATTCGCCCATAGGGAAGCCTATTCCTATAGATGTCATTGAGGAATCTCTTTATGAGATCCGGCGAAAGATTTATCCACGATCTGTTAGTGGCTTATTTGCTCGTTGGCGCCTCATCTTAGTATTTGCAACGCAATTATTATTTTATGGCCTGCCTTGGATTAGTTGGAATGATCGTCAAGCGGTACTCTTTGATTTAATTCAGCGTAAGTTTTATATCTTCGGACTTGTACTATGGCCGCAGGATGTAATCTATCTCACACTCCTATTAATTCTCTCTGCTTTAGCCCTCTTTTTATTTACCGCTATTGCGGGTCGATTATTTTGTGGCTACGCTTGCCCCCAAACGGTCTATACCGAAATTTTTATGTGGATCGAGCGTAAAGTTGAGGGCGATCGTTTTGCGCGGATTCGCTTAGATGGCGAGGAGTGGCCTTGGGGTATTCGTAAATGGCGCCTCAAGATTACGAAGCATTTCCTGTGGCTCTTAATTGCATTTTGGACTGGGTTTACTTTCATTGGCTATTTCACCCCAATTGAAACTCTCGGCGCTGCATTTTTGCATTTATCTTTAGGGCCGTGGCAAACCTTTTGGTTGTGTTTCTATAGCTTTGCAACCTGGGGCAATGCAGGTTTCATGCGCGAGCAAGTCTGTAAATATATGTGCCCTTATGCGCGCTTCCAAAGTGTGATGGTCGATAAAGATACTTTCTTGGTTACCTACGATAAGGTCCGTGGCGAGCCACGCGGGAGTCGTAACAAGTCAGCCGATCATGCAACTCTCGGTCTTGGCGATTGCGTAGATTGCAGTATTTGTGTGCAAGTTTGCCCAACCGGCATTGATATCCGTGATGGTCTGCAATATATGTGTATTGGATGTGGCGCCTGTATTGATGCTTGCGATCAAGTAATGGAAAAGGTGGACTATCCAAAGGGTTTGATTCGCTATACAACCGAGCGAGCTATTGAAGAAAAAGAAACTAACCAAAGTGCCATACGCCATATTCTACGTCCACGGGTTTTGATTTACATTGCCTTTATTACTGTTCTTACCAGCGCCTTCTTAATCTCACTAGTTACTCGTAACCCTCTCAGAGTTGATGTGATGCGCGATCGAGGCGCATTGGCTCGCGAAGTAGATGGCGTGCGTATCGAAAATATTTATCGCATTCAGATCATGAATGCATCAGAAAATAATATGAATGTACAGCTCAAAGCGAGCGGCTTATCTGATTTAAGAATACTGAATTCTCAAGGAGAGTTGGTCACAGAGATTGCAGTAGGTCCAGCCAGTAATCTATTGATTCCTGTAAAAGTAAGTACTACTGTAGGTGCGCATGAGCCTGGCAATTACCCAATTCACTTTGATGTGATTGGTAGGGAGGTATCTGGTAGCGAGTTAATTACCAGGACTCGTGATGAAAAATCGAGTTTTATTATTCCCCGCTAA
- the ccoN gene encoding cytochrome-c oxidase, cbb3-type subunit I — protein sequence MGLTVGSNQDTFNYKVVSQFAIVTVLWGIVGMLVGVVLAAQLIWPDITFNIPWLSYGRLRPLHTNAVIFAFGGSALFATSYYIVQRTCQARLFCDKLAAFTFWGWQLVIVLAAITLPLGISSSKEYAELEWPIDILITVVWVAYAVVFFGTIMKRKTKHIYVSNWFFGAYILTIAILHIFNNLEMPASMWKSYSAYAGVQDAMVQWWYGHNAVGFFLTTSFLGMMYYFIPKQAERPIYSYRLSIVHFWALNFTYMWAGPHHLQHTSLPDWTQSLGTVFSIILLAPSWGGMINGIMTLSGAWFKLRTDPILKFLVVALSFYGMSTFEGSMMSIKTVNSLSHYTDWTIGHVHSGALGWVAMITIGSLYYLIPRLVGQKDMYSTRLIEVHFWIATFGVVLYIAAMWIAGVMQGLMWRAFELDGTLTYSFVESVKATYPFYVIRLLGGLCYLSGMFLMAYNVYKTVIGKTFVNAPIPQTSAAAH from the coding sequence ATGGGACTTACCGTGGGGAGCAATCAAGATACCTTCAATTACAAGGTTGTCAGCCAATTTGCCATTGTTACAGTGCTTTGGGGAATTGTGGGTATGCTCGTGGGAGTGGTTCTTGCGGCGCAGCTGATTTGGCCTGACATTACCTTTAATATTCCCTGGTTAAGTTACGGTCGCTTACGTCCCTTGCATACCAATGCGGTCATTTTTGCATTCGGTGGATCAGCCTTATTTGCGACATCCTATTACATCGTGCAGCGCACATGCCAAGCAAGACTTTTTTGTGACAAGCTAGCTGCTTTTACTTTCTGGGGTTGGCAGTTGGTGATTGTATTAGCTGCAATTACTTTGCCTCTGGGTATATCAAGCTCCAAGGAATACGCAGAACTAGAGTGGCCCATTGATATCCTCATCACGGTGGTTTGGGTTGCCTATGCTGTTGTGTTTTTTGGCACCATTATGAAACGCAAAACAAAGCATATTTATGTTTCTAATTGGTTCTTTGGTGCTTACATCCTGACGATTGCCATTCTGCATATTTTTAACAATTTAGAAATGCCAGCAAGCATGTGGAAATCCTATTCCGCATATGCTGGTGTGCAAGATGCGATGGTGCAGTGGTGGTATGGCCATAATGCAGTTGGCTTCTTCTTAACCACTAGTTTCTTAGGGATGATGTATTACTTCATTCCGAAGCAAGCAGAACGTCCAATCTATTCATATCGCTTGTCTATCGTCCACTTTTGGGCCTTGAACTTCACCTATATGTGGGCAGGCCCCCATCATTTACAACATACGTCTTTACCTGACTGGACTCAGTCGCTTGGAACTGTGTTCTCAATTATCTTGCTAGCTCCATCATGGGGCGGCATGATCAACGGCATCATGACTTTGTCTGGCGCTTGGTTTAAATTGCGCACCGATCCCATCTTGAAATTCTTGGTAGTGGCATTGTCTTTCTACGGCATGTCCACGTTTGAGGGTTCAATGATGTCTATTAAGACTGTAAATAGCTTGTCGCATTACACCGACTGGACTATTGGCCACGTTCATTCAGGCGCTCTTGGGTGGGTTGCTATGATTACGATTGGCTCTCTGTACTATCTCATTCCTCGTTTAGTTGGGCAGAAAGATATGTACAGCACTCGCTTGATTGAGGTGCATTTTTGGATCGCTACGTTCGGTGTGGTGCTTTACATTGCTGCAATGTGGATCGCTGGAGTAATGCAAGGCTTGATGTGGAGGGCATTTGAACTAGACGGTACATTAACTTATAGCTTTGTTGAGTCTGTAAAAGCAACCTATCCTTTTTATGTGATTCGTTTGTTAGGTGGCCTCTGTTACTTGAGCGGCATGTTCTTGATGGCATACAACGTTTACAAGACAGTGATTGGTAAAACATTTGTCAATGCCCCCATTCCGCAAACATCTGCAGCTGCTCACTAA
- a CDS encoding CcoQ/FixQ family Cbb3-type cytochrome c oxidase assembly chaperone has protein sequence MEQITAYLSAFSTVIGLAFFVGIVWWAWSPGRKSANEESAELPFDLPDEFSKDKS, from the coding sequence ATGGAACAGATCACAGCTTATCTCTCCGCTTTTTCGACTGTCATTGGACTCGCCTTTTTTGTAGGGATTGTTTGGTGGGCTTGGTCTCCAGGTAGAAAGTCTGCCAATGAAGAATCAGCCGAACTTCCATTTGATCTTCCGGATGAATTTAGTAAGGACAAATCATGA